Proteins encoded by one window of Streptomyces sp. ALI-76-A:
- a CDS encoding glycoside hydrolase family 6 protein yields MHRRLLALVAALSSLPLALAAAPSAHAADPTTMTNGFYVDPDSSAKRWAAANPGDGRAPAINASIANTPTARWFGSWSGTIGTATGAYVGAADAQDKLPILVAYNIYHRDYCGGHSAGGASSPSAYRSWIAQFAGGIAARPAIVVLEPDSLGDYGCMTQAQIDEREAMLTGALAEFNRQAPHTWVYLDAGNPAWASAATMARRLHEAGLGQAHGFSLNVSNYLTTAENTAYGNAVNGELKARYGYTKPFVVDTSRNGNGSNGQWCNPSGRRIGTPTRLGGGAEMLLWIKVPGESDGNCGVGTGSSAGQFLPEVAYKMIYGY; encoded by the coding sequence ATGCACCGCAGACTGCTCGCCCTGGTGGCAGCCCTCTCCTCGCTGCCGCTGGCGCTCGCCGCCGCACCGTCCGCCCACGCGGCCGACCCGACGACCATGACCAACGGGTTCTACGTCGACCCCGACTCCAGCGCGAAGCGGTGGGCCGCCGCCAACCCCGGTGACGGCCGGGCGCCCGCGATCAACGCCTCCATCGCCAACACCCCGACGGCCCGCTGGTTCGGCTCCTGGAGCGGCACCATCGGCACCGCCACCGGCGCGTACGTGGGCGCCGCGGACGCCCAGGACAAGCTGCCCATCCTCGTCGCCTACAACATCTACCACCGCGACTACTGCGGCGGGCATTCCGCGGGCGGAGCCTCCTCGCCGTCCGCCTACAGGAGCTGGATCGCACAGTTCGCGGGCGGTATCGCGGCCCGCCCGGCCATCGTCGTCCTCGAACCGGACTCCCTCGGGGACTACGGCTGTATGACCCAGGCCCAGATCGACGAACGCGAGGCCATGCTCACCGGCGCGCTCGCCGAGTTCAACCGCCAGGCTCCCCACACCTGGGTCTATCTCGACGCCGGCAACCCGGCCTGGGCGAGCGCGGCGACCATGGCCCGGCGTCTCCACGAAGCCGGCCTCGGACAGGCCCACGGCTTCTCGCTCAACGTCTCCAACTACCTGACCACGGCCGAGAACACCGCGTACGGCAACGCCGTCAACGGTGAACTCAAGGCCCGCTACGGCTACACCAAGCCGTTCGTCGTGGACACCAGCCGCAACGGCAACGGTTCCAACGGCCAGTGGTGCAACCCCTCAGGCCGCCGCATCGGCACCCCCACCCGGCTGGGCGGAGGCGCCGAGATGCTCCTGTGGATCAAGGTTCCGGGCGAGTCCGACGGCAACTGCGGCGTCGGAACCGGCTCCTCGGCCGGACAGTTCCTCCCCGAGGTCGCCTACAAGATGATCTACGGCTACTGA
- a CDS encoding ABC transporter permease, whose amino-acid sequence MSDALIMAGRSVRLSRRNVDALITAMALPVMLLLIFVYFFGGAINTGMEYVTYVVPGVLLLCAGFGSASTAVAVTEDLKGGIIDRFRSLDVGGTAILAGHVLASTARNLIATALVLALAFAIGFRPSAGPGGWLAAVGLLVAYIAALSWLSAAVGLLVKSPEAAGGFTFFVSFLPYPSSAFVPTDTMPSWLQGFAAHQPVTHVIEAVRGLLLGQPVGSTGWVALAWCTGILAASAAVSGPLFKRRTA is encoded by the coding sequence ATGTCTGACGCACTCATCATGGCCGGCCGCTCCGTCCGGCTCAGCCGCCGCAACGTCGACGCCCTGATCACGGCCATGGCGCTCCCGGTCATGCTGCTCCTGATCTTCGTGTACTTCTTCGGCGGAGCCATCAACACCGGTATGGAGTACGTCACTTACGTCGTCCCCGGCGTCCTGCTGCTGTGCGCGGGTTTCGGCTCGGCCAGCACCGCCGTGGCCGTCACCGAGGACCTCAAGGGCGGCATCATCGACCGCTTCCGGTCCCTCGACGTCGGCGGCACCGCCATCCTGGCGGGCCACGTCCTCGCCTCCACGGCCCGGAACCTGATCGCCACCGCCCTGGTCCTCGCACTCGCCTTCGCGATCGGCTTCCGGCCTTCTGCCGGTCCGGGCGGCTGGCTCGCCGCGGTCGGCCTCCTGGTCGCCTACATCGCGGCGCTCTCCTGGCTGTCCGCCGCGGTGGGGTTGCTCGTCAAGTCCCCCGAGGCAGCCGGGGGTTTCACCTTCTTCGTGAGCTTCCTGCCCTACCCGAGCAGCGCCTTCGTGCCGACCGACACCATGCCGTCGTGGCTCCAGGGCTTCGCCGCCCACCAGCCCGTCACCCATGTCATCGAGGCGGTACGCGGACTGCTGCTCGGGCAGCCGGTGGGCTCGACCGGGTGGGTGGCGCTCGCCTGGTGCACGGGCATCCTCGCCGCCTCGGCGGCCGTTTCGGGACCGCTGTTCAAGCGGCGTACGGCTTGA
- a CDS encoding ATP-binding cassette domain-containing protein, with protein MPDAPAIEATGLRKTYGKVEVLRGLDLAVARGTVYALLGPNGAGKTTTVRILATLTEADAGTARVAGHDLRTERARARRAISLTGQFAAVDEMQTGAENLRMTARLARAHGGARVSRAAARTRATELLDRFDLADAADRLVKTYSGGMRRRLDLAASLVGRPEVIFLDEPTTGLDPRGRQELWSVVRELSARGTTVFLTTQYLEEADRLADRVAVLHGGELVAEGTSEELKRRVAGHRLDVVLTDPAACLRLAPQAVYSEPETRTLGFLTDGGAPQVRALLDALDPDGTVIERFSLNTTTLDDVFLTLTKSAQPARQEPSHV; from the coding sequence ATGCCCGACGCACCCGCCATCGAGGCCACCGGCCTCCGCAAGACCTACGGAAAGGTCGAGGTCCTGCGCGGTCTCGACCTGGCCGTGGCGCGCGGCACCGTGTACGCCCTGCTCGGCCCGAACGGCGCGGGCAAGACCACCACCGTGCGCATCCTGGCCACGCTCACCGAGGCCGACGCGGGCACCGCCAGGGTCGCCGGGCACGACCTGCGCACCGAGCGGGCCCGGGCCCGTCGCGCGATCAGCCTCACCGGCCAGTTCGCGGCGGTGGACGAGATGCAGACCGGTGCGGAGAACCTCCGGATGACGGCCCGGCTCGCCCGCGCCCACGGCGGCGCCCGCGTCTCCCGTGCCGCCGCACGCACCCGGGCCACTGAACTCCTGGACCGCTTCGACCTCGCCGATGCCGCCGACCGCCTGGTCAAGACGTACTCGGGAGGCATGCGGCGGCGCCTCGACCTGGCGGCGTCCCTGGTGGGCCGACCCGAAGTGATCTTCCTGGACGAGCCGACGACGGGCCTCGACCCGCGCGGCCGCCAGGAGCTGTGGAGCGTGGTGCGCGAGCTGTCGGCGCGGGGCACGACGGTCTTCCTGACCACCCAGTACCTGGAGGAGGCCGACCGGTTGGCGGACCGGGTCGCCGTGCTTCACGGCGGCGAGCTGGTCGCCGAAGGCACCTCCGAGGAGCTGAAGCGGCGCGTCGCGGGCCACCGCCTCGATGTCGTCCTGACCGACCCGGCCGCCTGTCTGCGCCTGGCGCCACAGGCGGTGTACAGCGAGCCCGAGACCCGCACCCTGGGCTTCCTCACCGACGGCGGTGCGCCCCAGGTGCGGGCGCTGCTCGACGCGTTGGACCCCGACGGCACGGTCATCGAACGGTTCTCACTGAACACCACCACCCTCGACGACGTCTTCCTCACCCTCACGAAGTCCGCACAGCCCGCACGGCAGGAGCCCAGCCATGTCTGA
- a CDS encoding TetR/AcrR family transcriptional regulator C-terminal domain-containing protein, translating to MAADEDTGLPASLATAWGFRARPSKGPKPGLSLDRIVAAAVGVAAAEGIGAVSMGRVAKELAVSPMSLYRYVGAKDELYILMQEAVTPAPPEPLPDGAGWRAGLTRWARAQRAFFHENLWLLRVPVSGPPASPKSVAWMEYGLAALDGTGLDEGTKLGVIMLVSGYVRNEATLMSDLDAAYTASGYAPDEVLRRYRRTLAALTDPERHPAVTRVLTSDALDQADEQDADFEFGLGVVLDGVAALIARRG from the coding sequence ATGGCGGCGGACGAGGACACCGGCCTGCCCGCGAGCCTCGCGACGGCCTGGGGGTTCAGGGCGCGCCCCTCGAAGGGGCCGAAGCCGGGGCTCAGCCTGGACCGCATCGTGGCCGCTGCGGTGGGCGTCGCGGCCGCCGAGGGCATCGGGGCCGTGTCGATGGGGCGGGTCGCCAAGGAGCTCGCCGTCTCGCCGATGTCCCTCTACCGGTACGTCGGCGCCAAGGACGAGCTGTACATCCTCATGCAGGAGGCGGTCACGCCCGCGCCCCCCGAACCGCTGCCCGACGGAGCCGGGTGGCGCGCGGGGCTGACCCGGTGGGCACGGGCGCAGCGCGCGTTCTTCCACGAGAACCTGTGGCTCCTGCGGGTCCCTGTCTCCGGGCCGCCCGCGAGCCCGAAGTCGGTGGCATGGATGGAGTACGGTCTCGCGGCCCTCGACGGCACCGGGCTCGACGAGGGCACGAAACTCGGCGTGATCATGCTGGTCAGCGGCTATGTGCGCAACGAGGCGACGCTGATGTCCGACCTGGATGCCGCGTACACGGCGAGCGGGTACGCCCCCGACGAGGTCCTGCGCCGCTACCGGCGCACCCTCGCCGCCCTCACCGACCCGGAGCGCCACCCAGCCGTCACCCGCGTCCTCACATCCGACGCCCTGGACCAGGCGGACGAGCAGGACGCGGACTTCGAGTTCGGACTCGGGGTCGTGCTCGACGGGGTGGCGGCACTGATCGCGCGGCGCGGGTAA
- a CDS encoding glycoside hydrolase family 43 protein, translating into MPPLLQPDGRFANPVIPGFHPDPSVCRVGEDYYLACSSFEYFPGVPLFHSRDLVHWKQIGNALDRPEQLRLPASMPSSGGIYAPTLRHHDGRFWLIVTNCSEGGGNLIVTATDPAGPWSDPIWAPGVPGIDPDLVWDEDGTCWCTVAGVSQVRIDPSTGQTYGTPHRLWSGGPGAKAPEAPHLYRIGDYWYLLIAEGGTERGHGVSIARGRTPAGPFEPCPANPVLTHRGTDHPVQNTGHADLVQGPDGSWWMVLLGVRPGGGTPGWHVLGRETFLAPVTWVDGWPVVGEVALDLPELPWPLFPGPVEEHLDDFELAELRPSWISVRDRPADRCTTKERPGWLTLRARGGSLDEPDVVFTGRRQQHLSCRARTLVDAAEGSGGLAVRLDERHHYAVEVSGTRLRVVARVGSLRTVVAEQSVPAGPVVLAVTTTEPPSPHGPCTGPDVVSLGVEQPDGTFTELATLDGRYLSTEVAGGFTGRVIGMYATAGTVHFDWFDYEPLDG; encoded by the coding sequence GTGCCCCCTCTGCTCCAGCCGGACGGACGCTTCGCCAACCCCGTGATCCCCGGCTTCCATCCCGACCCCAGCGTCTGCCGCGTCGGCGAGGACTACTACCTGGCCTGCTCCAGCTTCGAGTACTTCCCCGGAGTACCTCTCTTCCACAGCCGTGACCTGGTGCACTGGAAGCAGATCGGCAACGCCCTGGACCGGCCGGAGCAACTGCGTCTGCCCGCCTCCATGCCGTCCTCCGGCGGGATCTACGCCCCCACCCTGCGCCACCACGACGGCCGATTCTGGCTGATCGTCACCAACTGCAGCGAGGGCGGCGGCAACCTGATCGTCACGGCCACCGACCCCGCCGGACCGTGGTCGGACCCCATCTGGGCACCGGGTGTCCCCGGCATCGATCCCGACCTGGTCTGGGACGAGGACGGCACCTGCTGGTGCACGGTCGCCGGGGTCTCGCAGGTCCGTATCGACCCGTCCACCGGCCAGACGTACGGAACACCGCACAGGCTCTGGTCCGGCGGGCCCGGCGCCAAGGCCCCGGAGGCGCCGCACCTGTACCGGATCGGCGACTACTGGTACCTGCTCATCGCCGAGGGCGGCACCGAGCGCGGCCACGGTGTCTCGATCGCCCGCGGCCGTACACCCGCAGGCCCGTTCGAGCCGTGCCCGGCCAACCCGGTCCTCACCCACCGCGGCACCGACCACCCCGTCCAGAACACCGGCCACGCGGACCTGGTCCAAGGCCCCGACGGCTCCTGGTGGATGGTGCTGCTCGGCGTCCGACCGGGCGGTGGCACGCCGGGCTGGCACGTGCTCGGCCGGGAGACCTTTCTGGCCCCCGTGACCTGGGTGGACGGCTGGCCGGTCGTCGGTGAGGTCGCCCTGGACCTGCCCGAGCTCCCGTGGCCCCTCTTCCCCGGCCCCGTCGAGGAGCATCTGGACGACTTCGAGCTCGCGGAACTGCGACCGTCCTGGATCTCCGTACGCGACCGGCCCGCCGACCGGTGCACCACCAAGGAGCGCCCTGGGTGGCTGACGCTCCGCGCGCGGGGCGGCTCACTGGACGAGCCCGACGTGGTGTTCACCGGCCGGCGCCAGCAGCATCTGTCGTGCCGGGCGCGCACTCTGGTCGATGCCGCGGAGGGAAGCGGTGGGCTCGCCGTACGGCTCGACGAGCGGCACCACTACGCGGTCGAGGTGTCCGGCACGCGGTTGCGGGTGGTCGCGCGCGTCGGCTCCCTGCGCACGGTCGTGGCCGAACAGTCCGTGCCCGCCGGGCCGGTCGTCCTCGCCGTGACGACCACGGAACCGCCGTCTCCGCACGGACCGTGCACCGGGCCCGACGTCGTCTCCCTCGGCGTGGAGCAGCCCGACGGCACGTTCACCGAGCTCGCGACCCTCGACGGCCGCTACCTGTCGACCGAGGTCGCCGGCGGCTTCACGGGCCGGGTCATCGGCATGTACGCCACGGCAGGCACCGTCCACTTCGACTGGTTCGACTACGAACCCCTCGACGGCTGA
- a CDS encoding ricin-type beta-trefoil lectin domain protein, whose translation MVPRRSGRRLFRLFAAVALTVTASFTAAVHSTASAAPGSPALTPPLGWNSWNSFGCGVTEAQVRQAADAMVSSGMREAGYRYVVVDDCWFDPQRDGAGNLRANPTKFPSGMKALGDYIHSKGLKFGIYQVPGERTCAQTTGAYPGATGSRGHETQDAATFASWGVDYLKYDWCSSSGTRDEQVARFTLMRDALRATGRPIVYSINPNSFHAITGATYNWGEVADLWRTTEDLLDIWQNGNTNSYPMGVGNVLDVTAPLAAQSGPGHWNDPDMLVVGRPGLSLTESRSHFALWALLSAPLMAGNDLRTMSADVSAILRNPRLLAVNQDSLGAGGRRVRDDGDIEVFAKPLSDGSVAVGLFNRGGGTATVTTTAAQVGLSGGPFTLTDLWTGGTASTSGPISASVPAHGVAAFRVSGGSPLAATTSRLRGTAAGRCVDVDNASTAAGATVLIWDCHTAANQLWTTWAGGEIRVFGDKCLDAYNQGTANGTRIITWPCNGQNNQKWTVGADGSIRNVHSGLCLDADRAGTTNGTPLVLWTCNGQAGQKWTRV comes from the coding sequence ATGGTGCCCAGACGATCAGGCAGACGACTGTTCCGTCTCTTCGCGGCCGTCGCGCTGACGGTCACGGCTTCCTTCACGGCCGCAGTCCACTCCACCGCCTCGGCCGCGCCCGGCAGCCCGGCGCTCACCCCGCCGTTGGGGTGGAACAGCTGGAACAGTTTCGGATGCGGGGTCACCGAGGCGCAGGTCCGTCAGGCCGCCGACGCGATGGTGTCCTCGGGCATGCGGGAGGCCGGTTACCGGTATGTCGTGGTCGACGACTGCTGGTTCGACCCGCAGCGCGACGGGGCGGGCAACCTGCGGGCCAATCCGACCAAGTTCCCGAGCGGGATGAAGGCACTCGGGGACTACATCCACAGCAAGGGCCTGAAGTTCGGCATCTATCAGGTGCCGGGCGAACGCACCTGCGCGCAGACCACAGGCGCCTATCCCGGGGCGACGGGCAGCAGGGGGCACGAGACCCAGGACGCCGCCACGTTCGCCTCGTGGGGCGTCGACTACCTCAAGTACGACTGGTGCTCATCGAGCGGTACCCGTGACGAGCAGGTCGCGCGGTTCACGCTGATGCGCGACGCCCTGCGCGCCACCGGGCGGCCGATCGTCTACAGCATCAACCCCAACAGCTTCCACGCCATCACCGGGGCCACGTACAACTGGGGTGAGGTCGCCGACCTGTGGCGGACGACCGAGGACCTGCTCGACATCTGGCAGAACGGCAACACCAACAGCTACCCGATGGGCGTCGGCAACGTCCTGGACGTCACCGCGCCGCTGGCGGCACAGTCAGGTCCGGGGCACTGGAACGACCCCGACATGCTGGTCGTCGGCCGCCCCGGCCTGTCACTGACCGAGTCCCGCTCGCACTTCGCGCTGTGGGCGCTGCTGAGCGCACCGCTCATGGCCGGCAACGACCTCCGCACCATGTCCGCCGACGTGAGCGCGATCCTGCGCAATCCCCGTCTGCTGGCGGTGAACCAGGATTCGCTGGGCGCGGGTGGGCGCAGGGTGCGTGACGACGGTGACATCGAGGTGTTCGCCAAGCCGCTGTCCGACGGCTCGGTCGCGGTGGGCCTGTTCAACCGGGGAGGCGGCACGGCGACGGTCACGACGACGGCCGCGCAAGTCGGGCTGTCCGGCGGGCCGTTCACCCTCACCGACCTGTGGACCGGCGGTACGGCGAGTACGTCCGGACCGATCTCGGCGAGCGTCCCCGCGCACGGCGTGGCCGCGTTCCGGGTCAGTGGGGGCAGCCCGCTGGCCGCCACCACCTCGCGCCTGCGCGGCACCGCTGCCGGCCGCTGCGTGGACGTGGACAACGCGTCGACCGCGGCCGGCGCCACGGTACTGATCTGGGACTGCCACACGGCCGCCAACCAGCTGTGGACCACGTGGGCCGGTGGCGAGATCCGGGTCTTCGGCGACAAGTGCCTCGACGCCTACAACCAGGGCACCGCCAACGGCACCCGGATCATCACCTGGCCGTGCAACGGTCAGAACAACCAGAAGTGGACTGTCGGCGCCGACGGGTCGATCCGCAACGTCCACTCCGGGCTGTGCCTCGACGCCGACCGGGCCGGTACCACCAACGGAACCCCGCTGGTCCTGTGGACCTGCAACGGGCAGGCCGGCCAGAAGTGGACCCGCGTGTGA